One stretch of Rhinolophus ferrumequinum isolate MPI-CBG mRhiFer1 chromosome 27, mRhiFer1_v1.p, whole genome shotgun sequence DNA includes these proteins:
- the MTARC2 gene encoding mitochondrial amidoxime reducing component 2, giving the protein MGAAGSSALARLGLPALRLPAQPRPAWLGVAALGLVAVALGTVVWRQARPRRRRRLQQVGTVSELWIYPVKSCKGVSVSEAQCTAMGLCRGHLRDRFWLVIKEDGHMVTARQEPRLVLVSVTCEDDCLVFRAPDVDPLVLESKLPSSNALHDCRIFGLDIKGRDCGDAAAQWFTKFLKTDALRLVQFEKNMKGREAKDIFASIVQNYQIAYPDCSPIMILSEASLADLNARLEKKVKMDQFRPNVVVTGCDAFEEDTWDELLIGNVEMKKALSCPRCIMTTVDPDTGVIDRKEPLETLKSYRLCDPSEKQIYKSSPLFGVYYAVEKIGSLKVGDPVYLMVQ; this is encoded by the exons ATGGGCGCTGCGGGATCCTCCGCGCTGGCCCGCCTCGGCCTCCCCGCGCTGCGCCTCCCCGCGCAGCCCCGGCCCGCCTGGCTCGGGGTGGCCGCGCTGGGACTGGTCGCGGTGGCCCTGGGGACGGTCGTCTGGCGCCAAGCGCGACCCAGGCGACGCCGACGATTGCAGCAGGTGGGCACCGTGTCGGAGCTCTGGATCTACCCGGTCAAGTCCTGCAAGGGGGTCTCGGTGAGCGAGGCCCAGTGCACGGCCATGGGGCTATGCAGAGGCCACCTGCGGGACAG GTTTTGGCTGGTGATTAAGGAAGATGGACACATGGTCACAGCCCGGCAGGAGCCACGCCTGGTCCTGGTCTCTGTCACCTGTGAGGACGATTGCCTGGTCTTCAGGGCTCCAGATGTGGACCCGCTGGTTTTGGAGAGCAAGCTGCCTTCTTCAAACGCGCTCCATGACTGCAG GATTTTTGGTCTTGACATTAAGGGCAGGGACTGTGGTGACGCGGCAGCTCAATGGTTCACCAAGTTCTTGAAAACAGATGCTTTAAGGCTGGTTCAGTTTGAAAAGAATATGAAGGGAAGAGAAGCAAAGGACATTTTTGCGTCTATTGTACAGAATTACCAG ATTGCCTACCCAGATTGCAGTCCCATCATGATCCTGTCGGAAGCCTCCCTGGCAGATCTGAATGCCAGGctggagaagaaagtgaaaatggaCCAGTTCCGGCCAAATGTCGTGGTGACAGGCTGCGACGCTTTTGAGGAG GATACTTGGGATGAACTCCTAATTGGCaatgtagaaatgaaaaaggcTTTGTCTTGTCCCAG GTGCATTATGACCACGGTGGACCCAGATACTGGAGTGATAGACAGGAAGGAACCGCTGGAAACCCTGAAGAG CTACCGCCTGTGTGATCCTTCTGAGAAGCAAATATACAAGTCGTCCCCCCTTTTTGGGGTCTATTATGCGGTGGAAAAAATTGGAAGCTTGAAAGTTGGTGATCCCGTGTATCTGATGGTACAGTGA